TAAGGACAAcatagtaaaagtaaaattagtTATGTAGTACAGACACATAAATGAATTAACctataatatgtaataatatgatcattttaaatacaataCTCCTAATATAAGAATCACGAGGAGTAATTAATAGTTTATGAATTAATTTACCTTTTCAGAATGTGGAGTTTGTCCATCTTCCTCGCGAGGTGATGATGacgaagatgtgtgtgtgttctcatccgctgggtgtgtgttttcttgagTCCCGTGCTCCAACAGAGTGGTGTGAGCGCTTTCTGGCGGTGCTCCTATTGAATGGTGTTCAGCTGCGGAGGTGCGTGAGTCCGCCGCACAGTCCTCCGACTTCTCTCCGGCTGTTGCTTCATCCCGTCTGTCAGAGGAAGTTGTGGTCTCCATAGAAATGACTTGATAGAGCACTTCTTGACAACCCTCTTgtgcatttccattttctctctccgtctgtccgTCTATCATCTGCACCTCTTCTGCACCTTCATCCTGACGTTGAACTGGtgcctcctccttcttttgCTCCACATCTTCGCTCTCTGCTACTTCCAGCTGCTCACCTTCCCCATCTTGCCACTCCTCCTGTCCTTCACCATTTCTACTATCCTCCTCTCTCGTCCTCTCACCTCCACCGTCCTGCTCTATCCTGTGCTCTTCCGTCATCCCTTCATCTGTGGCTTCCCTCTCCTTATCCTCCCACATGCCTCCTCCAGGCTGCATCAGATAGTAGCTGTTGTTGATACAGTCGGCGAAGGCCTGCTCCTGGTCCAGCTCAAGGTGAGTTTCTTTCAGGTGAGTCTTCAGCCTCTGAGAGCTGACAAACTTcccgtcacacacacagcacacgtACAGGAAGAGGTGTTTCCTGACATGGGCAGTGAGGGCGGCGATCTTGGTTGCAGCATGGTCACAGAGGAGGCAGGCGAAGGGACGCTGGGGCCCATGGACCAACAGGTGGCGCTCCCGCTCAAGCTGGTTCTTAAAGCGTCGGTTACAGGTGGGGCAGTGGTAGAGGAGCTGTCTGAGGCCCTGACGAGTCTTTAACCTGGACAACATGGACAGATTAGGTGTCAGGTGTCAGGTGGTTGTTAAACAAGGTAGATAGAAGGATAAAATTATGAATATTGTGTGAAATAAACCTGAGTTGTTGGTAGCTCTGTTGGACAGCAGGGTCTTTTAGGTTATGTCGTTTCTCCATGTGTTTCAGCAAGTTCTTTACATCGGAGTACTTTTTCTCACAGAAACTGCAGTGCTGCTTCACCTTCATATGGACTCGCTCTATGTGGACCTGCAttggcacaaacacagagttacaaataaaaataataataaaagggCTTCACATGTAGCACTAATTATGCTAAGGATATAACAGTGTAACTAATTATATCAAGGACGGTACCTTTAGGTGTCCTGGGCTGAGGCAGTTGAAAGGGCAGTGCTGACAGCTGAACTTCTCTCCTGTGTGCTTCCTCAGGTGAACATTCAGATTGGCTTCAAGGGAAAATGAAGTAACTTAATGAGTGACAGGAATGTTAAATAGTTTCTAACTGCACGTTTTATCATTTTGCCATTTAAGATTTGCAGAAGTTATTGTGGTCTGCTATATGTTTTACAAATGCTCCCTGTAACTCTATGTTGCTTGTTGGTAACTACTGATATTTCCAAATTTCCTTGTATGGAGTATTACTCCCTTATCCCTTATTGATTACAATAATCATTATGAATAACTAAAAAGGTACTTGATTATatgtttaaaggagcagttaAGACTAAAGATCTCACCAGCCCCCTACCACCCATGAAGCAACACATAGAAACTGTACTATCACCATTAATTTATACTATCtcataaaggaaaaaaaatctctttatCCAGGTAAAATTTCTAGGTGGACTCAAAAGCAGTTTCTCCTATGTGCCGGTGAGCCTTGATTTACCTTTGATGGCCGATGCATAGTCACAGTGTGGACACTGGAACGGTTTCTCCTGGGTGTGTGTCCTGAGGTGGGCGACCAGTGAGTGTCTGAATTTAAAGATCTTATTACAGAACTCACAGGCAAAGATCTTCAACTGGCTCTGGAGTAAACTGGGAGACAgagaataacaataataaatgtaaCCATTGGCCAGTGTCACTGTATTCACTAATATCCGATTGTTTATGTTGCTAATACAACAGATCAATCTCTTCGTCTGGCTCTAGGCTGCACAGATAACAACATTACCAAGAAGCAAACAAACTAGACAACTTTTAAAataggaaaaacaaagtcaaatgtCTCTCTTCAGAGCTGAACTCAGCTGCACTTTACCTCCAAACAAAGATACACCctctataaaataaaattagtattcatacatttaattaaaaacatattcatACAGTACTTGGTAGCATCTTGCTTGATAGAATATTCCTGGAAGCCTTTGCTGGGTGcttctgctgttgttgctgttgtggagGTCGGGTTAGAGCTAGGACAGAAAACGAAGGGATCAGACTGCTGACAGACGAAAACACTGATGGGTCACAAAGCTACACAAAGAAACTAGCAGGACCTTTACAACATTATGCAGTATGCAGTTTATACGCAAacttttttatatcatttttgtttttctatatcAAACTTACAGTCTTTTCATTATCATGACcattaaatatgttttacatACAAAGAATTATAGGACAGTTTCCATTAAAATTACCTTGGCTCCTGATCTGTTTTAGAGTTACCTTCGCAGGCAGGGGCTTCACTTGCAAGGTCTTGTGACTCAGTCTGAAAGACTGCAGACTGTTGACGGCCCAGAAAAACTCAATAAATTAACCCATATAACACTGGGATTCACAGATCAATTCAAATTAGAAATTAGAACAATAGGTaggtaagaaaaacattttcttacagAATGATCACACTTGAAATTCAGTTGAATtgcaaaaatgctaaaacaatgtgcattataaaattattatattttgcttTTGAGCCAACATCAGCGGATGCTTTATATCACTATACAGGCTGTGAACGTTTTTTATAGAGAGAAGTTTCTGTATAAATTGCTCTAGAAAAAGGTCTACACGCTGTCCAGAGTAATGTATGTAAATTTTCACTAATGTGAGCACAAAAATTTAACTCTATAcacaattattatattattatatagcATTATTATATAGTGGAAGTATAAATCTGAGACATATCTAAAACCAGAGGAAATAAAACCCTTTGGCTCGATAATGCTAGGGGTGAGATTTTAAATTTGTATGCATCAACTTTTCAATGTTCCTGTGTGTTCTTATGCCTACCTGAGGCTGAGCTTGGATGGCCACAGATTCAGCAGTTTGTGCCGAACTGTCCTCCACTGGAACCATTTTGGAAACACCTGTTGAATTGAGGTTAACACATCTGGCTTTTAAATATGTTGTCTACAACAGTTGAATGTATAGTTAGCTAAAacgtagaaaaaaaaaaagtagcctGAAAACAAGCTCTGTAAGACTAACCTGGAAGTGTTTCATCTTCTGTCAGAACAACACTGATGACCGACTTCTTGTTTCCCGTTGCTAGGCCTCCTTCTTTGGAGATGCGGCTTCGGTTGGTTCTCGGGGGTCTTGAGCCGCCCACGTCTACGAGCAGAGAGCAAGAAACAGTAACAACACTAACACATTATCTGACTGCTGACGTTTTTACTGTCCTTATAGGATATACAGTAAATACCCATCACAGCAAACATCCATCACAATCTTCGCTCTCGTAATTCACCACACATCATATTTAGCAGAGAATCTCTCTCCTGGTAAGAAGTAATCTAATGAAACCATGTGCTGATCTTAAACGTACCCTTTTCTCTCACATGTCCTGGTCTGGCtgagttttgttgtgtttgatttggATCAGCTCCCCCTGGATCCAAACTCCCAGAGCCCACAACTCCTGCTGCACCACAGATGCTTCCTGAAAATTATCATTTGTTTATTAATCAGAATCACCTGAATTTACAAGAACAATGCATTCAAGTAAATTATATTCTTCTGTATTTAATAATCTATACTTATAGTAACCCCCCAACATGCTCCCTCTGGTCACCCTTTACTGTTTTTTGGTGGCCTCTTTTAACTTGGTTGcacattttaactttttctaTTTCTAGTTCATTTCAGTCCTCActgttctcctcttcatcctcctcctcttcatcttctctcaGGCAGATGTGTTTGAGGATCTGTCGTCTGTTGCTGAACGAACGATGACAGTCTCTACATTCCAGCCCCAGTATCCCCTCATGGTTTTCAcctagaaaaagaaaacaaaaagtagaGTCAGACTATTAAGTGACTTTTAAGAAAAGTTAGGTTAGCTGCCCAAAAAAAACGAGCAGAATGATTTGTGAGCAAATAAAACTGTGTGTCCGTTGTCACTCAGCCAGCAAGCAGCAAGGTGATATTCACaacttttacactttttacaTAGACACTTTGTAAAATAGGCTATCAACTCTGAGCAACTATCTTCTCTCATGCATACTTATCCTGTCATCAGCatggaaaagaaagaattaaGGGATTTAAAATGGTAACAGTGCTACCTTCATTTGTACTATattgtctgtctccctcctctttgttcccttcttcttttctttgaacATTATCCTTTGGAGAATGGGTGGAGCCAGCCTTGCCCCCTGTTAAATCTGTGCGTGTCTTCTTCGTAGAGCCTTTTGGTCGTCCTCGTTTTCGCTTCACTGGGCCCTCTGTACGATAACAACATAGcagaacagagaagaagaagatttcTATTAACAAATTTCTCTAAGAGACTAGAATCAATTTTCCACGTAGCCAAAGCCTGATTCACTATACTATGTCTTTTGTCATAGAATGCCATTGCTATCCCCCaaatataatgaaaacagattgaaaaaagcatttaaattCTCTTGTAGATAACTTTTTATGAATTTGAAAGAGGCTTGCGTCAAATACAGCACTATACTAATGATCTTGCACTGATAATCAAGTGCTAGTTATCATGGAAATAATACCACACTACTCTGACCTGCCAGTGTCTCCACAGGTTCTCCTTCAAGCGGCTGCAGAACAATAATGATGCCATCAGGAGGCTCCTGCTGGGGGTGCAGCAGGGAGCAATGGGCGAGCAGCTGAGAGCGACTGGGAGAGAAGAGGTTGCACAGCcgacacatgaacacagaaccagctggagagacagggagaggacaAGTGGCAGATTaagtgacagacagaggggaaCTGACTGATTTAAAAGGGAGTGTTGGAGCACATGAAACAGAGTTAAAAATTAAGTAAAGACAGGAGAGAGTGTGCAACTTTTTTGCATTTCATACACTGTTACGTAACAGAGGGTGGCATGTATGTTTGCTAGAAAAAATGTTCGAGTTTCAGCCACTGATTTGGTTTCTGTAATTTCATAATCAGGCTCTAACAGAAAAGGCTGTTTGGGCTCATGAAAACCACCAGTCTTATTCACAGCCGGTCTCTTGATAGGAAATGCATTGAATATTAAGGGGGGGCTCAGACCCATAATAAGTTAAATTAGAATATCAAATATCAGCATTGTATTAAATATagtattatacattcatattttgttgATGTAACTTATATGGTTCACAATTTATAGCACAGGATAATTCTTCAGTCATGCTTGTTAAGTTTTCTCAAACAGAGTAAtatgttgcttttcttttttgtaaaactgaTCATAATCGTGaccatgaggaaaaaaacattttaaatttgagcTACACCGTTGATTTTGAATGTTAGTTGATGTGCTTCCGTTTCAAATAAGGTCTATAACTTTTGACTTTCCTCGTTTATAATCTAATATCATTGAGCTGGAGGGGCTAACAGTAATCAAGTGACACTTTGAGCCCAGTCGAAAACACGTCTAAGCCTACAAACAGCTGTCCACTGtgaacaaaacagtaaaacactctgaaaatcatcttttaaactgaacacgtttgtttattttgatttggCCCAAACTAATATGAAGACCCGACAGACATATTCGAGTTGAAGCTCGCTGAAACTCTCACCTGCTTTCTGTCCATCCATGACTCCAGCATCCAAAACAAGAAAGGAACATTAATATATAGACTGAATATAATCCCTGAATTTGGATTTAGAGACGTAATTTTACATTACGCAGGTAGAAATTTCTGTCGAATCTGCCACACGAATCCTTCCGACCAGCGGAAGCAGACAGGACCCAGTGACAGTGCAGCCGGCTGAGCAGTGCCCCCTGTGGCCGGAGGACTGTACTGCGGCTGAAAGGTGAACTGCAGCTTtcctaaaaaataaataaataagatcaAATAAGATTTGATagaattgaaataaaaaagtataaaaatagaaactataTAGTGCACAAATGGGAGATATTGCACATTGTGAGGTAAGGTAAAaagattaataaatatattactcAGAGTGAGATTGTTATGAATTGATAGATTGCATTGTTGGTGTACAATATAGTGCTGCTGTTGTCATTtttggtgcagtgtggtctacacacacataaacacatacttTAACAAACAAAATCTTGTAGTAACatctttaatttgttttatatttgtcaGCAGGTCTCAGTACTTTTAGTACATGTTTTGGGGGTAATACGGTGAATCTCATAGAGTTGTTCTATGGTATAACATTTATGGTGGTTGTGTGTTGgaacaaaatggcaaaataCAGTTAATGTAACATATTGTGGAGGTAATGAGGAGACTATGCAAAATCAAAAGTGATTGTTAGCAGGACAAGAGCTAAATTATGGCTGAAATGTCTGACACCTAAGTactgaaaatagtttttcttaTTCTAAATAAAAGATTTACTGCAAAATCattgtatttatatagattGGAGCGATTGGAGTGGATTCTCCATGTTTTAATCATATGAAATCTTAAGGATGCATTATAATATTACAGGCCAATCATCTGATCAATAACTGATTTGGAAAAGTGCTGTCAAGTCTTTAATCAAAATAGACGTACAGAACAGACTAGACACATTTTTTATCTTGCAGACTCCAGACAGAATAGTTCTTACTAACTATAGTGACTTCAAAACATTACTTGTACAAATTTGAGACAGCTTGAGTTTGAACTGCCCTTGTCAACAGCAACAAACCTCAAAAACAACTAACTGCTGCTTATATTTCATAATAGTTTACAGGCACGCTCACTTAATGGAGTTAGCCACGATACTGAAGTGTGGGAGTACAAAGGAGCCTCTAGGAGGAGACGTGAGTAGGATGAATTATCCTCCTTTAGGCCCTGGACCCACTTCCTATGAGGAACGCTTGATTTGATGAAGAAAGAACTTTTTAACTGCAAATTAATGAGTTACAGGAATGTAAGGAAAGATTTGCAGTGAAtgcatataaatacatttttgttcatttatgtttttttcttgttttgacGTTTTCTTGCATAAACAGCAAGGGATTTAAAGTGTTTGGGTTTAGGTGGGAAACTGCTGCATGAAGTCATTTTAGGTGAGTAATCTGCTGAGGATCGTTCACTGCTCTCTGATGAAGGCTTTCATGTTGTTATAATGGTGTATTGTTATAAAGTAAACTGTTTATCATCAAGTGCATACTTATACTTATAAATCCATTAGTAGCGACAATagtgaatcttttttttattatagagCTCATAAAGAAGTGAAGCCGATCATTCAATTTGCTGCTTTccactgatttattttcttttaatggcTCATTTATTCTCCTTAACATGGTTTAACTAATGTCTTGGATTTTGCCTACAgtataaagtgttttttgtgattttaggTTTCATAGTTtgtaagacagacagaggagttGGTGAAAAACTAGTAGATATATAGGTGACAAAACCTTTATTAAACAATGCAAGAAtttacagacatacagacatttacagcatttgtttttacattaaaaaagtgtCAGCTCAGGCCAGTCCAAGTGCTTTACAACAGCTAAAGactaccaaacacacacacatattcaaacaaacacacgcacacatttcaTATGAACAAGTAAACTGTAGCCAATTGGTTTATAAAAGTTAAGCTCTGAGATAAAGATGGTAGATCCTCTTTCCCCTCTAattctctgctgcttctttacTTCTGTTTTACACCCGCTGCTCTCATTTCTTTCTCACAAGTTGTTGTTCAAGACATTAGTTCAGGTTGAAGATGTTTTTTACAACACAGACGAAGAGGAGACTATCACACAGAACCTactaacaatttttttttaaatgcatgctCAATCatcagcaaaaataaaatcacaaaaatatttagataatatattttggtgtttttgcctttattggacAGTTTTGCCTTTGTGGGATTAATAAAgatcttttctttctgttcttttgaGAGTGACAAGACAGACGGGACACGGGGAGAGAGggtaaaaatgaataaactatgactatgaaaaatgaaagaagtgCTTAAAGGAGTTGATCACATGCAACATTCAGGAACAATACAAATGAATAAGTAAACACAAGCACAAGAAAATATGCGTAAGATACTGTAACCTAGATGTGATGATGCGCAGTAATATCTGTGCAAGGATTAGACCAATGACTCAATTTATCCACATATCAGGTCCTGGATTAAAACTGAGAGATTGTGTCATCGGCTGCTGATAAGGTGAAAACTCCTCCCTGACACAtgaacataaaaaatatatttgtaataCCTgcaatgatttcattttatttgcacACTTTTGTTCTCAATGAATGGGACCCAGACTGACCTCTAGGAGATTAAAACTGATAAAGATACctcatttaatattatttacaaCTAGTTTACATTTTCGAATGTGAAATCTATCATTATTGTAGTGTtattgatatttcttttttgaataAACATACGTAGGCTACTTTAAACCTGGCTTGAAACCAGCTGCTGCTAACAAAGACGCTTCATTCTGTGAGTGTCAGTAAACAGAGCATGATATAATGCACACACTGATATGTAAACAGATAACTTGAGCACAATAAAGTAATGTTAAAACAGTGATTGTGACAAAACCAAGCCAAGGCTTCTCGTTTACCAAAACGCTTCATTGAGCATTTTTGAAGGTGATTTTCATAGTGATTGTAGATGAATGCAGAAAATGCTAGGATGAAAATGAGCCCTTATATGTCCAGAATAGATGCCAACAGGaataagttatttaaaaaaaaaaggattaacGGACAGTATGTCACAAGGGTGACATTCAGACCATAAATCAATgtgaaagaaacacagaaacgcAGCATGTAATTTTATATTGTGACAATATTGGGGGTGTTTAAACATATTGAACATCAACAACCATTCAGTGgtattttcagaaaaatatcCAGTATTATTTGAGGTTTTGAAGGCCAACAAAACAGGTTTTTATCATATTAAATCAGTCTTACACCAAATATGTCGAGGTGTCCCTATACAGTAGGTGCATACTAtggaatttaaatttttttttattccaatgCGATTCACAAGCCTCAACACATTATCCCTGATCCAGCTTTGTGTCTATTCCAGAACTATCCAATAAAGCAGACATGCCTCAGCAATTAGCTACACAACATAACATCTTTCTTCACTGTGAACTATATCATGAAGCAAGCATTCCAATCAAATAACCTTTACAAGAAATCATTACAAACGAAGGAAGAAAGACGGGTTCTGATAAGAttgatttaaaacattcaaatgaaGCTCATGAAGCCCttatatttagtgttttgtgATGGTGACACAAGGCTTGTAAGTGGATTCCTGAGAGCGTTTGTTGAGGGGTACAagatgtcagagtgtgtgtgtgtttctgtgtatgtgtgtttgtgtgcatgtgtttgtgtatatgtatatgtgtgtgtgtgtgtgtggtgtgtgtgttcacatggtGCAGCACTTGTTCTTTTGCGCGTGAGAGTCTTTGAAGCGGAGTCTGTGCTTGGATCGATATTTCTCCAGGAAGGTTAGCTGTTTACTGTTGATGGCTCCTCGACGcttcctgaaacacacacacacacacacacacagacaaacactgttcGGTGGGAATCATGGGAGTTACAGTTTAAAATGCTCTTCTCAGTGTTTCTATATGCATTTGCTATAATCATCTACTTGATGATTTGATCTTGATCCATAATAAAAGGATGTTGACTGCTTTGACACCGCCAGCAGATGGCACCAAAAGACGACAATTTCAATTTCTACACAAAATTGCTTTAAGTAGTAACCTAAGACCAAACCTAGTTAGCTATCCTACACACGCTTTACTGCGCTGTAATTGtgtattttaaactgtttttacatcttacaggagaggtgaggagaaagaggaggaaaaaccaagaaaagatgtatttttgtttgtagaTGTATTCCTAAAGCATGTTAAGAACTTAACACATTATTCAAAGCTTTCCTGTGTATAGTGTATTAGAATAAGACATCATGCTTCAGCCAATCTATTTGAGCACTAGGATAATATTCTAGTTTATTATAAAGATACTGCACTTTATTATTCATGAAGTGCTCTTACACCATGAAATTTGTTATTATTGCACGATGACAATGTAGTATATTAATGTACTTACTGCCGGATGAGTTGAATAGCATCCTCATACTTCATTCCGCTCTCAATCAGAGCCAGAGCAACCAGCACGGGAGCCCTGTGtgcatgcaaaaacacacacagagtcatgtCTACGTCTGTTGACTCTGATGTCTGAGTAAAAATAACAACTGCGTCTTTAAAAAAACTTTCAGAAATGCGGTTTAGAAATAGAACGATCAGGTTACAGCTACTGGTTTTGTAATCATGTTAAATCATTTTTCCATGCAGAGCCAACCGGTATCTGTAAATGTAGAAATGTCAAAGTGACATGAACAATGTCATCATATGTGCGGAATATACTAGACACATGAAACCAGTGTGACTAACTATCATTTATATCATTACTTTTCAGGTTTTTCTACATGTCAGTCCCTGCTGTGCACATGTAGGTGTGTGCGTCTGTATAAGGTGTAtgcatttgtattattttctttaagtttGCCTCTCACCTCCCCAGTCCAGCCACACAATGAACAGCCACGCAGCATCCAGGATCCTCCTTAAACTTCTTCTTCAGCAGGCCCAGCCAATCGTCAACCAGCTTACTGGGGGGCGGGGCTCCATCATCAAATGGCCAATCCTGGAAGAAAAGCAGAACAGTTATACTGCTTATGGCACTTCgtattttaagtgtttttgtaaaaattttaaagtttaaatatgTGTGTCTGTTCGTGTGTGCTTAGTGTGTGC
The nucleotide sequence above comes from Pempheris klunzingeri isolate RE-2024b chromosome 8, fPemKlu1.hap1, whole genome shotgun sequence. Encoded proteins:
- the zfat gene encoding zinc finger protein ZFAT, with protein sequence MDGQKAAGSVFMCRLCNLFSPSRSQLLAHCSLLHPQQEPPDGIIIVLQPLEGEPVETLAEGPVKRKRGRPKGSTKKTRTDLTGGKAGSTHSPKDNVQRKEEGNKEEGDRQYSTNEGENHEGILGLECRDCHRSFSNRRQILKHICLREDEEEEDEEENRSICGAAGVVGSGSLDPGGADPNQTQQNSARPGHVREKDVGGSRPPRTNRSRISKEGGLATGNKKSVISVVLTEDETLPGVSKMVPVEDSSAQTAESVAIQAQPQSAVFQTESQDLASEAPACEGNSKTDQEPSSNPTSTTATTAEAPSKGFQEYSIKQDATNLLQSQLKIFACEFCNKIFKFRHSLVAHLRTHTQEKPFQCPHCDYASAIKANLNVHLRKHTGEKFSCQHCPFNCLSPGHLKVHIERVHMKVKQHCSFCEKKYSDVKNLLKHMEKRHNLKDPAVQQSYQQLRLKTRQGLRQLLYHCPTCNRRFKNQLERERHLLVHGPQRPFACLLCDHAATKIAALTAHVRKHLFLYVCCVCDGKFVSSQRLKTHLKETHLELDQEQAFADCINNSYYLMQPGGGMWEDKEREATDEGMTEEHRIEQDGGGERTREEDSRNGEGQEEWQDGEGEQLEVAESEDVEQKKEEAPVQRQDEGAEEVQMIDGQTERENGNAQEGCQEVLYQVISMETTTSSDRRDEATAGEKSEDCAADSRTSAAEHHSIGAPPESAHTTLLEHGTQENTHPADENTHTSSSSSPREEDGQTPHSEKVSEVSHQSAFQQVFSTLPKTRLDMESFQRLRKIYGDLECQYCGKLFWYKVHYNVHVRTHTKEHSHYCSKCNYSSITKSSLKRHQIQKHSGLLLPCSIPGCKYTTPDKYKLQAHLRTHQEQGKSVTCPVCQQSFPEHRLKHHIKTAHPDTPPVQGKGMMVQRAEKCPYCDSYFLKNSSDFQRHIWAHQGLKPYVCSVCDYAGRSRSNLKTHMNRHNTERRHLCDLCGKKFKSKVTLKSHRLSHTDEGKRFQCSECDFTSVSKPSLLRHMEQHAEFKPFRCAHCHYSCNIAGPLKRHYNMKHPDQKYQNAGPGLPNPDSLKQQGGMKCPECEFVYGTKWELNRHLKSKHSLKVVEGTWEVGEEVEAQYIPVEDEEQLTEAPVAALQDDVNIQQITEFTSETHDAVTSMVAMAPGTVTVVQQLQVADEQEVGSCSNQLMVVNADGGLTGNQVMVVEDAHGLEALTVLTQGENAHHYIVYVQEHTVEIN
- the LOC139205121 gene encoding protein tyrosine phosphatase type IVA 3-like, with amino-acid sequence MNRPAPVELCHKNMRFLITHNPTDSTLTSFIEDLKHYGATTVVRVCDVTYDKTPLEKVGINVVDWPFDDGAPPPSKLVDDWLGLLKKKFKEDPGCCVAVHCVAGLGRAPVLVALALIESGMKYEDAIQLIRQKRRGAINSKQLTFLEKYRSKHRLRFKDSHAQKNKCCTM